A single region of the Aptenodytes patagonicus chromosome 7, bAptPat1.pri.cur, whole genome shotgun sequence genome encodes:
- the LOC143163246 gene encoding cytosolic 5'-nucleotidase 1A-like isoform X1, which produces MAEPESTVINTDVKQKDPSEALVIAVTTRAIFNLEEEHKLYLEKGKEEYARHQQANQDKPLPPGTAFAFIQAAQYVNEKILESNLAEKDLFDILVLSNNSPESGVRIINSAKHYGLEISKFCFVSNKDSTQYLKSHGVKLFLSADRIDVCNALQRGVSAALVFQQEVQAPSTPLRVVFDGDAVLFSDETDQVFQEQGLEGAVRYERAMEAVPMGEGPLKAFAMHLGKIRKKFSQEKSPIRTYLVTARSGRDMGVRAIKTLQEWGLAIDEAFFMDGAPKGPILAQIQPHIFFDDGLHNIQGAQDVGVPSAWVPSCY; this is translated from the exons ATGGCAGAGCCTGAAAGCACAGTCATAAACACTGATGTGAAACAG AAAGACCCCAGTGAGGCACTGGTCATTGCAGTGACCACCAGAGCCATCTTCAATCTGGAGGAGGAGCACAAGCTCTACCtggagaagggcaaggaggagtACGCAAGGCACCAGCAGGCCAACCAGGACAAACCCCTGCCACCGGGCACGGCCTTCGCCTTCATCCAG GCAGCACAGTATGTGAATGAGAAGATCCTGGAGAGCaacctggcagagaaggacctctTTGACATCCTGGTGCTCTCCAACAATAGCCCAGAGAGCGGCGTGCGCATCATCAACAGCGCCAAGCACTACG GCCTGGAGATATCCAAGTTCTGCTTCGTCAGCAACAAGGACTCTACGCAGTACCTGAAGTCCCACGGCGTCAAGCTCTTCCTCTCAGCTGACAGGATAGATGTCTGCAATGCCCTCCAGAGAG GGGTCTCGGCAGCACTTGTCTTCCAGCAGGAGGTGCAGGCCCCGAGCACCCCACTCCGCGTGGTGTTCGACGGGGATGCCGTGCTCTTCTCCGACGAGACGGACCAGGTCTtccaggagcaggggctggagggggcagTGCGATATGAGCGGGCAATGGAGGCCGTGCCCATGGGAGAG GGTCCCCTGAAGGCTTTTGCCATGCACCTTGGGAAGATCCGCAAGAAGTTCAGCCAGGAAAAATCTCCCATCCGCACCTACCTGGTGACCGCCCGCAGTGGCCGAGACATGGGCGTCCGAGCCATCAAGACACTCCAGGAGTGGGGCCTGGCCATTGACGAGGCTTTCTTCATGGATGGGGCTCCCAAGGGCCCCATCCTCGCCCAGATCCAGCCCCACATTTTCTTTGATGATGGCCTTCATAACATCCAGGGGGCTCAAGATGTGGGCGTACCCTCTGCCTGGGTCCCTTCCTGCTACTGA
- the LOC143163246 gene encoding cytosolic 5'-nucleotidase 1A-like isoform X2: MAEPESTVINTDVKQKDPSEALVIAVTTRAIFNLEEEHKLYLEKGKEEYARHQQANQDKPLPPGTAFAFIQAAQYVNEKILESNLAEKDLFDILVLSNNSPESGVRIINSAKHYGVSAALVFQQEVQAPSTPLRVVFDGDAVLFSDETDQVFQEQGLEGAVRYERAMEAVPMGEGPLKAFAMHLGKIRKKFSQEKSPIRTYLVTARSGRDMGVRAIKTLQEWGLAIDEAFFMDGAPKGPILAQIQPHIFFDDGLHNIQGAQDVGVPSAWVPSCY; this comes from the exons ATGGCAGAGCCTGAAAGCACAGTCATAAACACTGATGTGAAACAG AAAGACCCCAGTGAGGCACTGGTCATTGCAGTGACCACCAGAGCCATCTTCAATCTGGAGGAGGAGCACAAGCTCTACCtggagaagggcaaggaggagtACGCAAGGCACCAGCAGGCCAACCAGGACAAACCCCTGCCACCGGGCACGGCCTTCGCCTTCATCCAG GCAGCACAGTATGTGAATGAGAAGATCCTGGAGAGCaacctggcagagaaggacctctTTGACATCCTGGTGCTCTCCAACAATAGCCCAGAGAGCGGCGTGCGCATCATCAACAGCGCCAAGCACTACG GGGTCTCGGCAGCACTTGTCTTCCAGCAGGAGGTGCAGGCCCCGAGCACCCCACTCCGCGTGGTGTTCGACGGGGATGCCGTGCTCTTCTCCGACGAGACGGACCAGGTCTtccaggagcaggggctggagggggcagTGCGATATGAGCGGGCAATGGAGGCCGTGCCCATGGGAGAG GGTCCCCTGAAGGCTTTTGCCATGCACCTTGGGAAGATCCGCAAGAAGTTCAGCCAGGAAAAATCTCCCATCCGCACCTACCTGGTGACCGCCCGCAGTGGCCGAGACATGGGCGTCCGAGCCATCAAGACACTCCAGGAGTGGGGCCTGGCCATTGACGAGGCTTTCTTCATGGATGGGGCTCCCAAGGGCCCCATCCTCGCCCAGATCCAGCCCCACATTTTCTTTGATGATGGCCTTCATAACATCCAGGGGGCTCAAGATGTGGGCGTACCCTCTGCCTGGGTCCCTTCCTGCTACTGA